One Cucurbita pepo subsp. pepo cultivar mu-cu-16 chromosome LG20, ASM280686v2, whole genome shotgun sequence genomic window carries:
- the LOC111783582 gene encoding iron-sulfur assembly protein IscA-like 2, mitochondrial, with the protein MAPRLLIQRLTPFLVARIRENQRLLSSSVSAHQEASSLLASPSPSSSGPIDTIQMTDNCIRRMKELQAPKEEKMLRLSVETGGCSGFQYVFDLDDKTNPDDRVYEKEGVRLVVDNISYDFVKGATIDYVEELIRSAFVVSTNPSAVGGCSCKSSFMVKQ; encoded by the exons ATGGCCCCTAGATTGCTAATTCAGCGGTTAACACCATTCTTGGTGGCACGTATTCGAGAGAATCAGAGGCTTCTTAGCTCTTCTGTTTCAGCTCATCAAGAAGCATCTTCTTTGTTGgcatctccatctccatcttCATCTGGGCCTATTGATACCATTCAAATGACTGATAATTGCATTCGG agaatgaaagaattgCAAGCGCCGAAGGAAGAAAAGATGCTTCGCTTGAGTGTAGAAACTGGGGGATGTTCTGgatttcaatatgttttcgATTTGGATGACAAAACCAATCCTGATGATAG GGTGTATGAGAAGGAGGGAGTTCGATTGGTTGTCGATAATATCTCATACGATTTTGTAAAAGGAGCAACAATTGATTATGTCGAGGAGCTGATTCGTTCTGCTTTTGTT GTGAGTACAAATCCAAGTGCCGTTGGTGGGTGTAGTTGTAAAAGTTCTTTCATGGTCAAACAATAA